One Drechmeria coniospora strain ARSEF 6962 chromosome 01, whole genome shotgun sequence genomic region harbors:
- a CDS encoding flavodoxin and radical SAM domain protein yields MAAASKKRSVDYVDLTQDDDDAKRPAHRSRSGLDFKETPVPLPNYVAGSLGGLSAVGPSPPSSWSARVAASSAAGQSSQSSQSSRSSSAALRSSQSSHSSSSVPASQSGTQEPEFQDLTQDDDGQPTELYGSFDGKIVGVRYYNGPVSLLIRKMADFEKYDRNAIRIDNVMFQQIGHLPRKVAEKISPYLDSGDLTLEAQLTGEQGMFDWPVRLFFFGPSDATSRDRIETALKADKLIKATQLKQTRKEAVAQRLSLGLKAGSTTHGVGGAADYGHMELSLEELMKKSDSIDFRQGGDAIKALAIGEQQLSCMAFAEQPAQLSSVLLPYQLQGLAWMTSKEHPRCPEKRLGNMVQLWKQNDKGMYWNLASGFVSQSPPNLCSGGILADDMGLGKTLQVISLILTGGPGSTLIVAPVSVMSNWKQQIERHVKPGQAPSVVVYHGDQKMTIKDLMKYDVVITSYGRLARERDPRVPSVLLNKSIEWRRVVLDEGHTIRNARTKVATAACEIKAKSRWVLTGTPIVNSVKDVHSLVKFLHLTGGIEQSEIFNTCVTRKLAAGDRSGEAILQALINDICLRRKKDMKFVDLMLPEKKEYLHRITFHPAEKQKYNALLSEARGALEDFQKRSSVGQKGRFQNVLERLLRLRQVCNHWTLCKERIDDLMQLLDNEDIVVFTDRNRALLQEALRLYLESQEECAVCYEIPTAPVITNCKHVFCHGCISKAIQIQQRCPMCRNSLTEDCLLEPAPEGAFDDNFDTDTQSSKTEALLQIIRATTANAGSKIIVFSQWTSFLNIIQNQLKKAEIKFCRIDGSMNADKRDGAIHDLDHDPQTRVMLASLAVCSVGLNLVSADTVILSDSWWAPAIEDQAVDRVHRLGQTRPTTVWRLVMEGTVEERVLSIQSEKRELVGKAFQEKDKTGKKAKDTRMADPSQVRFFHDDGTVKSAHLHLTWSVEAIEFWHAHRTLVILCAFVTLISIRCYLHFYDRKEGLVVLPKIYEPEKSKDAGAAVPHTSANPKTTATKPKGPKRIKGGVVRRASQEEDEAVDLTSPIKVTVYFSSVTTKTEKIARDYMIRLEKATEQLGLESKRRFLKPELHDLTEVDFEDVFVTPPVSAEKASSFYLFLLPSYNIDTINDTLLQHLEETHHDFRIDTAPLSPLLGYSVFGFGDREHWPDESEGFCFQAKELDKWMSKLTGRKRAYPVGMGDMKSDHAERLEEWSAGVHEVIGHVARTGSLGEGARGSGDAMESDEEDMAGEDDVEVLVEADDGDKEQASRPLDDVEDLGKMVRPSANNNGGSTKRGPLAVDFTSYGSSGKKRAPAQAAVVKEMVAKNSPTYAALTKQGYTIVGSHSGVKICRWTKSALRGRGSCYKYSLYGINSHQCMETTPSLSCSNKCVFCWRHGTNPVGTTWRWVVDPPEMIFQGVKEGHYKKIKMLRGVPGVRAERYAEALRIRHCALSLVGEPIFYPHINEFLAMLHAERISSFLVCNAQHPDQLAALKAVTQLYVSIDASNKESLRRIDRPLHRDFWERFQRCLDILREKRFRHRTVFRLTLVKGFNVEDEAEGYAQLVERGLPCFVEVKGVTYCGTATSSNAGLTMSNVPFYWEVCAFVKALEKRLQAKGLAYGIAAEHAHSCCILLASERFHVDGRWHTHIDYGKFFELLEERGPDGDWTPEDYMGAPTPEWALWGQGGFDPRDDRVDRKGRKVENVVVREQPPGEVW; encoded by the exons ATGGCAGCCGCTTCCAAGAAGCGATCCGTCGATTACGTCGACCTCACAcaagacgatgacgacgctaAACGGCCTGCTCATAGATCGAGATCCGGTCTCGACTTCAAAGAAACTCCTGTTCCACTTCCTAACTATGTGGCAGGCAGCCTTGGTGGATTGAGTGCAGTCGGGCCTTCCCCGCCAAGCTCTTGGTCCGCTCGCGTAGCAGCTTCGAGTGCCGCTGGCCAATCTTCTCAGTCTTCCCAGTCGTCCCGGTCTTCGAGCGCGGCGCTTCGATCGAGCCAGTCGTCCCACTCGTCGTCCTCTGTTCCCGCCTCCCAGTCTGGCACGCAAGAACCCGAGTTTCAAGATTTGACGCAGGATGACGATGGACAACCAACAGAACTCTACGGGTCTTTTG ATGGCAAAATCGTTGGAGTTCGATACTACAATGGCC CCGTTTCACTCCTCATTCGCAAGATGGCTGACTTTGAAAAGTACGATCGAAACGCGATCCGAATCGACAACGTAATGTTTCAGCAGATTGGTCACTTGCCTCGCAAGGTTGCAGAAAAGATTAGTCCCTATCTG GATTCTGGTGACCTTACCTTGGAGGCACAACTTACTGGCGAGCAGGGTATGTTCGACTGGCCCGTTCGGTTGTTCTTTTTTGGTCCTAGTGATGCAACTTCCCGTGATCGAATCGAAACGGCACTGAAGGCCGACAAGCTCATCAAGGCTACCCAGTTGAAGCAAACCCGGAAGGAGGCTGTTGCCCAAAGGCTTTCTTTAGGTCTGAAGGCAGGCAGCACGACTCACGGGGTAGGCGGGGCTGCAGATTATGGCCACATGGAACTTTCACTCGAGGAGCTTATGAAGAAGAGCGACAGTATTGATTTCCGCCAAGGAGGCGATGCCATCAAGGCACTTGCCatcggcgagcagcagctATCTTGCATGGCTTTCGCTGAACAGCCAGCACAGCTTTCTTCCGTTCTGCTGCCATACCAACTTCAG GGCCTCGCATGGATGACATCCAAGGAACATCCGCGGTGTCCGGAAAAGAGGCTTGGTAACATGGTTCAGCTGTGGAAACAAAATGACAAAGGGATGTATTGGAACCTGGCCTCCGGCTTCGTCAGTCAATCACCGCCGAATCTCTGTTCTGGAGGCATTCTCGCGGACGACATGGGACTTGGCAAGACGCTTCAAGTGATAAGCTTGATTTTGACTGGCGGCCCCGGATCCACGCTCATCGTCGCGCCGGTTAGCGTCATGAGCAACTGGAAGCAGCAGATCGAACGACATGTCAAGCCGGGCCAGGCACCGAGCGTTGTAGTCTATCATGGCGACCAAAAGATGACAATCAAGGACCTAATGAAAtacgacgtcgtcatcacgAGCTACGGACGACTCGCGAGGGAACGCGATCCTCGGGTCCCGAGTGTTCTGTTGAACAAATCTATCGAATGGCGGCGTGTTGTCCTGGATGAAGGGCACACGATTCGAAACGCAAGGACAAAGGTTGCGACGGCTGCCTGCGAGATCAAGGCAAAGTCCCGCTGGGTCCTTACCGGAACTCCCAT TGTCAACTCTGTCAAAGATGTGCATTCCTTGGTCAAATTCTTGCACCTCACGGGAGGCATTGAGCAGTCCGAGATTTTCAATACATGCGTCACGCGCAAGCTGGCAGCCGGTGACCGCAGCGGCGAGGCAATTCTTCAGGCTCTCATCAACGACATCTGCCTTCGACGCAAGAAAGACATGAAGTTTGTGGACCTTATGCTGCCGGAAAAGAAGGAGTACCTGCATCGAATCACGTTCCACCCCGCAGAGAAGCAAAAATACAACGCCTTGCT ATCCGAGGCCCGCGGAGCTCTGGAAGATTTTCAGAAGCGCTCGTCCGTCGGGCAAAAGGGCCGTTTTCAGAATGTGCTCGAGCGCCTGCTCCGACTTCGACAAGT GTGCAACCATTGGACGTTGTGCAAGGAGCGGATCGACGATCTCATGCAGCTGCTTGACAATGAAgacatcgtcgtcttcaCTGACCGGAACCGTGCCCTTTTGCAGGAAGCGCTTCGGCTGTACCTCGAGAGTCAAGAAGAGTGCGCCGTTTGCTACGAGATTCCAACGGCGCCGGTCATCACCAATTGCAAGCACGTGTTTTGTCACGGCTGCATCAGCAAGGCCATTCAGATCCAACAGAGATGTCCCATGTGCCGAAACAGTCTGACGGAAGACTGCCTGCTGGAGCCGGCTCCCGAGGGCGCCTTTGACGACAACTTTGACACGGATACACAGAGTTCGAAGACGGAAGCATTGCTTCAGATCATCCGGGCCACTACGGCAAATGCTGGATCGAAGATCATCGTGTTCTCGCAATGGACATCCTTCCTAAACATTATTCAGAACCAGCTAAAGAAGGCAGAGATCAAGTTCTGCCGAATCGACGGAAGCATGAATGCTGACAAGCGAGACGGCGCCATCCATGATTTGGACCATGATCCGCAGACCCGAGTCATGTTGGCCAGTCTGGCTGTCTGCAGTGTCGGCCTCAATCTTGTTTCTGCCGACACCGTGATACTCTCGGACAGTT GGTGGGCGCCGGCGATCGAGGACCAGGCGGTGGACCGTGTTCACCGCCTTGGCCAGACGCGACCAACGACGGTCTGGCGGCTCGTCATGGAGGGGACGGTCGAGGAGCGAGTTCTCAGCATTCAGTCAGAGAAGCGTgagctcgtcggcaaagCATTCCAGGAAAAGGACAAGACGGGaaagaaggccaaggacaCGAGAATGGCGGAT CCTTCACAGGTACGTTTCTTCCATGATGATGGGACGGTGAAGTCCGCGCATCTCCATCTTACCTGGTCAGTAGAAGCCATCGAATTCTGGCATGCGCACCGCACTCTCGTCATCCTCTGCGCTTTCGTCACCCTCATCTCGATCCGATGTTACCTCCACTTTTACGACCGAAAAGAAGGATTAGTAGTGCTGCCAAAGATTTACGAGCCGGAAAAGAGTAAAGATGCGGGGGCTGCGGTGCCGCATACGTCGGCGAatccgaagacgacggcgacaaaaCCCAAGGGACCAAAGAGAATAAAAGGAGGGGTAGTGAGAAGAGCATCTCAGGAGGAAGATGAAGCAGTTGATTTGACAAGTCCTATCAAGGTCACGGTCTACTTCTCGTCCGTCACGACCAAGACGGAGAAGATTGCACGGGACTACATGATTCGGTTAGAGAAGGCCACTGAGCAGCTGGGACTGGAATCAAAGCGCCGATTCCTCAAGCCAGAGCTGCATGATCTGACAGAGGTCGATTTCGAAGACGTTTTCGTCACGCCTCCGGTgtcggccgagaaggcgagTTCATTCTACCTATTTCTGCTGCCGAGCTACAACATCGACACGATCAACGACACCCTACTGCAGCACCTGGAGGAAACTCACCACGACTTCCGAATTGACACCGCTCCCCTTTCCCCTCTTCTTGGATACTCAGTCTTCGGTTTTGGGGACAGGGAACACTGGCCGGACGAATCCGAGGGCTTTTGTTTCCAAGCCAAGGAGCTCGACAAGTGGATGTCCAAATTGACTGGAAGAAAGCGCGCGTACCCGGTCGGCATGGGCGACATGAAGAGCGATCACGCCGAGCGCTTGGAGGAGTGGTCAGCCGGCGTTCACGAAGTCATCGGCCACGTTGCGCGGACGGGGAGCTTGGGAGAGGGCGCTCGCGGAAGCGGTGATGCCATGGAgagcgacgaagaggacATGGCGGGTgaagacgacgtcgaggtgctcgtcgaagctgacgacggcgacaaggagcaggcgtcgaggccgctggACGATGTTGAAGACTTGGGCAAGATGGTCCGTCCTTCCGCCAACAACAACGGCGGCAGTACCAAGAGGGgtcctctcgccgtcgacttcaCATCGTACGGCTCATCGGGAAAGaagagggcgccggcgcagGCAGCGGTCGTGAAGGAGATGGTGGCCAAGAACTCGCCCACATACGCGGCTCTGACCAAGCAAGGGTACACCATCGTCGGTTCGCACTCGGGCGTCAAGATCTGCCGCTGGACCAAGTCGGCTCTGCGTGGTCGCGGGAGCTGCTACAAATACTCGCTCTACGGCATCAACTCGCATCAGTGCATGGAGACGACCCCTTCGCTCTCCTGCTCCAACAAATGCGTCTTCTGCTGGCGGCACGGCACGAACCCGGTCGGCACCACCTGGCGCTGGGTCGTCGACCCGCCCGAGATGATCTTTCAAGGCGTCAAGGAGGGCCACTATAAGAAGATCAAGATGCTGCGGGGCGTGCCGGGCGTCCGGGCGGAGCGCTACGCCGAAGCGCTGAGGATACGGCACTGCGCCCTGTCGCTCGTCGGGGAGCCCATCTTCTACCCGCACATCAACGAGTTCCTGGCGATGCTGCACGCCGAGCGGATATCGTCCTTTCTCGTCTGCAACGCGCAACACCCGGATCAGCTGGCCGCCCTCAAGGCCGTCACGCAGCTCTACGTCTCCATAGACGCGTCCAATAAGGAGTCGCTGCGCAGGATCGACAGGCCGCTCCATCGCGACTTCTGGGAGAGGTTCCAGCGCTGCCTCGACATCCTCCGCGAGAAGCGCTTCCGTCACCGGACCGTCTTCCGCCTCACCCTCGTCAAGGGCTTcaacgtcgaggacgaggccgaggggtacgcccagctcgtcgagcgcggCCTACCCTGCTTCGTCGAGGTCAAAGGCGTCACCTACTGCGGcacggcgacctcgtccaaCGCCGGCCTCACCATGTCGAACGTGCCCTTCTACTGGGAGGTCTGCGCCTTCGTCAAGGCGCTCGAAAAGAGGCTGCAAGCGAAGGGTTTGGCGTACGGCATCGCGGCCGAGCACGCGCACAGCTGTTGCATCCTCCTCGCGAGCGAGCGCTTCCACGTCGATGGCCGATGGCACACCCACATCGACTACGGCAAATTCTTCGAGCTGCTGGAGGAGAGGGGGCCTGACGGCGACTGGACGCCCGAGGATTACATGGGTGCGCCGACACCGGAGTGGGCACTCTGGGGTCAGGGCGGCTTCGACCCTCGCGACGACCGCGTCGACAGGAAAGGACGCAAGGTGGAGAATGTCGTTGTGCGAGAGCAGCCACCGGGCGAGGTTTGGTAA
- a CDS encoding hexokinase XprF: protein MPLLRASSGSATAVASLPSTGEGPLDEILRPLMVDVDKCLALSRSFVENFSQLAAQSTDQFLPTPISETILRPVAGHGHGRYLAIDIGGSNLRVGFVELLAKRQPPLGTNGVSTSGGGHGCTNGQANGHGRRASCDASDRIRRQLERSWPICDRLKYENADSLFLWIGECIAEVVEEGCRTFNLPSDLSLPLGVTFSFPTEQHSLSEATITSMGKGFAIPRDVELGARLRRGYEKFRTSDLPPIEVVAIANDSVSTLVSFMYNFDGAQHRRATMGLILGTGSNATVPLKVGKLHPSKRQHHVTALPGQKAHDAKIAVNTEWSINGTAPPMRHLGLITRWDDEMSAQNEKPGFQPLEYMTAGRYLGELGRIMLLSYMTETLGLPADTLPPTFLEPHSLTTTFLSHFQALESGTLVAMLQSEFPEPATFMWTTHLAEALYRIAKAIEIRAAAIIAAAILALLIVADELPAEGSPLTDAHVGELGVGYTGGCIVHFQDYLADCQGFLDALTLKRFGEGSGVRVVLSPCHDGGITGAGILVAAALSNQQLEVP from the exons ATGCCACTTCTCCGAGCCAGCAGCGggtcggccacggccgtgGCTTCTCTGCCATCCACCGGCGAGGGGCCTCTCGATGAGATTCTTCGCCCTTTGATGGTCGATGTCGACAAGTGCCTCGCGCTCTCCCGAAGCTTCGTCGAAAACTTCAGCCAGCTCGCTGCCCAATCGACGGACCAATTTCTCCCAACCCCCATATCAGAGACCATCCTGCGACCCGTCGcgggccacggccacggaaG ATATCTCGCCATAGACAT TGGCGGGTCCAACCTCAgagtcggcttcgtcgagttACTTGCCAAGAGGCAGCCACCCCTAGGGACGAATGGTGTCTCAACGAGTGGAGGCGGACACGGATGCACCAACGGGCAAGCCAACGGGCACGGGCGCCGTGCATCGTGCGATGCCTCGGACCGAATACGACGCCAGCTGGAAAGGTCATGGCCCATCTGCGACCGCCTCAAGTATGAAAATGCCGATAGCTTGTTCCTGTGGATTGGAGAATGCATAGCcgaagtcgtcgaggagggatGCCGGACATTCAACCTCCCCAGCGACCTGTCGCTGCCCCTCGGCGTCACCTTTAGCTTCCCGACGGAGCAGCACTCGCTATCGGAAGCGACCATTACGTCGATGGGTAAGGGGTTTGCCATTCCGCGCGATGTCGAGCTCGGAGCGCGTCTGCGGCGAGGGTACGAAAAGTTTCGGACCTCGGACCTGCCGCCGATAGAGGttgtcgccatcgccaacgaTTCCGTATCCACCCTCGTCTCGTTCATGTACAACTTTGACGGCGCCCAACACCGCCGCGCGACCATGGGACTGATCCTCGGCACCGGTAGCAACGCGACGGTGCCCCTGAAAGTCGGCAAGCTGCACCCCAGCAAGCGACAGCATCATGTGACCGCCTTGCCGGGCCAGAAGGCCCACGACGCCAAGATTGCCGTCAATACGGAATGGAGCATCAACGGAACGGCCCCACCGATGCGCCATCTCGGCCTGATTACGCGGTGGGATGATGAGATGAGCGCGCAGAATGAGAAGCCGGGATTCCAGCCGCTCGAGTACATGACGGCGGGGAGGTATCTGGGCGAGCTCGGACGAATCATGCTGCTCAGCTACATGACCGAGACTCTCGGATTGCCGGCAGacacgctgccgccgaccttTCTCGAACCCCATAGCCTGACAACAACCTTTCTCAGCCACTTTCAGGCTCTCGAATCGGGCACGCTCGTGGCGATGCTGCAGTCGGAGTTTCCCGAGCCGGCGACGTTCATGTGGACGACCCATTTGGCCGAAGCTCTGTACCGCAtcgccaaggccatcgagaTACGCGCGGCCGCCATCATTGCCGCGGCAATCCTCGCCTTGCTTatcgtggccgacgagcttccGGCCGAGGGATCTCCCTTGACGGATGCTCATGTTGGCGAGCTGGGAGTTGGATACACGGGCGGGTGCATCGTTCATTTCCAGGACTACCTGGCCGACTGCCAGGGCTTCTTGGATGCGCTGACATTGAAGCGCTTCGGCGAAGGGAGCGGAGTCCGCGTGGTCTTGAGCCCCTGCCATGACGGAGGGATCACAGGAGCTGGTATCCTTGTGGCTGCTGCTCTGTCGAACCAGCAGCTGGAGGTGCCGTAA
- a CDS encoding multidrug resistance protein fnx1, with product MPRSNKPPPGAAAPEPLPPIAVPVAMPGQHGNGVDLNRDLDFEAFSLLSRSLPTVGPVLEPEPSDLAMLRPVPYRSRSVVHRGRNDGPLDEDQECGREAVTDDDGAADAAPTETSPLLRPRAGSADSTAGSEPPVPPPFLNDTSPSRFWFIFSQLLLTQFIGCFDGTVMASSHPVITSYFQSANSASWLSTSFLLTSTAFQPLLGRLSDAIGRKPLFLGTLVVFALATTWCALAQTIESFIAARAFCGLGAGGSMTLGSIITSDLVPIERRGVYQSYINVIFGLGSAMGAALGGAVAEALGWRWEFGVQVPALLLCIAISAIAIPSELGIADERKSVWQALQEFDAKGSLLLTTSVSFLILGLNLGGNVLPCKQTPPLRLACLEQKLPSRIADKPRVSPLCHRLTRHLHHLFPDLSPRRDACAQTHHAAAPDSTRASQKPHLLQFHRCPAVQLYFLQHPKRPLYFQAVLLTSATSSGLRLALPSVVASLAGTSTGFAITWTRRLKWPLLTGTLAYLVGTICLCLLRRDLSPAMYFLVLVPSSLGQGFQFPGTFMAILACSAQSEQAVVTSTLILWRSLGMVLGVASSSLVVQNALVHYLHLFVRGRDSEAVIERVRASVEAIAKLDEPYREQVVRSYEAALRLTFACCIAFAALSVLLIIPVKLPRLALRKR from the exons ATGCCGAGGTCGAacaagccgccgccgggggcggcggcgccggaaCCTTTGCCGCCGATAGCGGTGCCGGTGGCGATGCCTGGGCAGCACGGTAACGGAGTGGACCTGAACCGGGACTTGGACTTCGAGGCCTTCAGCCTGCTTTCGAGGTCTCTTCCCACTGTCGGACCGGTTCTGGAACCTGAGCCGAGCGACTTGGCCATGCTCAGACCTGTCCCATATCGGTCCCGCAGTGTCGTTCATCGTGGCCGCAACGATGGCCCTCTTGACGAGGATCAGGAATGTGGGCGAGAGGCCGTGacggacgatgatggcgcTGCCGACGCTGCTCCTACGGAGACCTCCCCCCTTctacggcctcgagctggcTCTGCGGACTCGACCGCGGGGAGCGAGCCGCCAGTGCCGCCTCCATTTCTCAATGACACTTCCCCCAGTCGCTTCTGGTTCATATTTTCCCAGCTCCTACTCACCCAGTTCATCGGTTgcttcgacggcaccgtcatggCCAGCTCGCACCCCGTCATCACCTCGTACTTTCAATCCGCCAACTCTGCCTCGTGGCTCTCCACTTCCTTCCTCCTTACCTCGACTGCCTTCCAGCCGCTGCTGGGAAGGCTGTCCGACGCCATCGGCAGGAAGCCCCTGTTTCTCGGCACCTTGGTCGTCTTTGCTCTCGCCACCACCTGGTGTGCTCTCGCCCAGACCATCGAGAGCTTCATCGCTGCGCGTGCCTTTTGCGGTCTAGGCGCCGGCGGGTCCATGACGCTCGGGAGCATCATAACGAGCGATCTCGTGCCCATCGA ACGTCGAGGAGTCTACCAATCGTACATCAACGTCATCTTTGGCCTTGGGTCCGCCATGGGTGCCGCCCTAGGGggtgccgtggccgaggcgctGGGCTGGCGGTGGGAGTTTGGTGTCCAGGTCCCTGCCCTGCTGTTGTGCATCGCCATCTCGGCTATCGCCATCCCTAGCGAGCTAGGTATTGCCGACGAGAGGAAGAGCGTATGGCAGGCGCTCCAGGAGTTTGATGCCAAAGGCTCGCTGCTTTTGACTACCTCCGTCTCCTTTCTCATCTTGGGGCTG AATCTCGGCGGCAACGTCCTCCCCTGTAAGCAGACTCCGCCTCTCCGTCTCGCGTGCCTCGAACAGAAATTACCGTCGAGAATTGCTGACAAGCCCAGGGTCTCACCCCTTTGTCATCGCCTCACTCgtcatcttcaccatctgTTTCCCGACctttctcctcgtcgagacgCGTGTGCCCAAACCCATCATGCCGCTGCACCTGATTCGACACGCGCCTCGCAGAAACCTCATCTTCTCCAATTTCATCGGTGCCCTGCTGTCCAACTCTATTTTCTTCAACAT CCCAAACGCCCTCTGTATTTCCAGGCAGTCCTCCTAACCTCAGCAACCTCGTCCGGTCTTCGTCTCGCCCTcccctccgtcgtcgcatcCCTAGCCGGTACCAGCACCGGCTTCGCCATCACCTGGACCCGCCGTCTCAAGTGGCCCCTCCTCACGGGAACCCTCGCCTACCTTGTCGGAACCATCTGTCTGTGCCTCCTCCGTCGCGACCTCTCTCCGGCCATGTacttcctcgtcctcgtgcctTCGTCCCTCGGCCAGGGCTTTCAGTTTCCCGGCACCTTCATGGCCATCCTGGCCTGCTCCGCTCAGAGCGAGCAAGCCGTCGTGACGAGCACCCTCATCCTCTGGCGTAGCCTTGGCAtggtcctcggcgtcgcctcAAGCAGTCTCGTTGTCCAGAACGCTCTGGTGCACTACCTGCACCTATTCGTCCGCGGCCGTGATAGCGAGGCCGTCATCGAACGCGTAAGGGCCTCCGTCGAAGCCATTGCCAAGCTCGACGAACCGTATCGGGAGCAAGTCGTGCGCAGCTACGAGGCGGCCCTACGGCTGACGTTTGCATGCTGCATCGCCTTTGCTGCCCTTTCCGTCCTGCTCATCATCCCCGTCAAGCTACCCCGTCTCGCATTGAGGAAGCGCTGA
- a CDS encoding putative mitochondrial import receptor subunit TOM20 produces MGSTALSMFRTADQLAGGVWLVSQRSCNGRPTASKSPKKLVALAEHQPTSPPQAINCRRRPKRVHSIIHTLNIIISTTTDVQNTPSPASTKRRQAVDLARQTPSPAHWSCYSLPPARITSYIPSIQFQNGADINCRHGVRRIRRGCHCRYEDPPPLIFFVAVMNSLALHDELRPFGRHHDGIIAPRPSSPSSPTLQVANRPPLAYAAFFDYRRRSQADFRRTLRRNERRQARTEKEVAEASTRAQRDAIKAKVNAAKEEGFPTGVEEREAFFNEQVMTGEMLSSDSSKSVESALAFYKGLKVYPAPGDLIKIYDSTVPKPILDILAEMIAYDSTLDIRPRAPSSINLGEIPNVGLD; encoded by the exons ATGGGCAGCACCGCGCTATCAATGTTCCGCACAGCAGACCAGCTGGCTGGTGGTGTCTGGCTGGTCAGTCAGCGCTCATGCAACGGGCGCCCGACAGCGTCGAAGTCGCCAAAAAAATTGGTCGCCTTGGCTGAGCATCAACCAACAAGTCCCCCTCAAGCAATCAactgtcgacggcggccgaaaCGAGTTCACAGTATCATTCACACCCTCAACATCATCATcagcaccaccaccgacGTTCAGAATACTCCGTCTCCCGCTTCGACCAAGCGTCGCCAAGCCGTCGATCTCGCTCGTCAAACCCCCTCGCCGGCCCATTGGTCCTGTTACTCACTGCCTCCGGCGCGCATCACTTCCTACATCCCATCCATACAATTCCAGAATGGTGCAGACATCAACTGTCGTCACGGCGTCCGTCGCATCCGCCGCGGCTGCCATTGTCGGTACGAGGACCCTCCGCCCCTTATTTTCTTCGTTGCCGTCATGAACTCTCTCGCCTTACACGATGAATTACGACCGTTTGGTCGTCACCATGATGGCATCATCGCCCCGcgcccgtcatcgccatcgtcaccaacgCTTCAGGTCGCTAACCGTCCGCCTCTAGCCTATGCCGCATTCTTCGATTACCGCCGACGTTCCCAAGCCGACTTCCGCCGCACGCTGCGAAGAAACGAGCGGCGCCAGGCTCGCACCGAGAAGGAAGTAGCCGAAGCCTCGACGCGCGCCCAGCGCGATGCCATCAAAGCCAAGGTCAACGCTGCCAAGGAGGAGGGCTTCCCTACCGGCGTCGAAGAGCGTGAAGCGTTCTTTAACGAGCAGGTCATGACGGGCGAGATGCTCAGCTCAGATT CCTCCAAATCTGTCGAGTCCGCCCTGGCTTTCTACAAGGGCCTCAAGGTGTATCCCGCGCCCGGAGACCTCATCAAAATTTACGATAGCACCGTTCCCAAG CCCATATTAGACATCCTTGCCGAGATGATTGCGTACGACTCCACTCTAGACATCCGCCCTCGCGCCCCCAGCAGCATCAACCTCGGCGAAATCCCcaacgtcggcctcgactaA
- a CDS encoding cysteine dioxygenase: protein MVVEVISSSMLLGVKSGVSVHSSNRFDKLVHALREALGPSSGLTSDDVDVGFLTRLMVEYDSEPAEWAQYAFGDASRGYTRNLVDEGNGKSNLLVLVWSPGKGSPIHDHGNAHCLMKILHGSLTETRYAFPEEGGAAGPMTVISEKTYNENGVTYMADELGLHRVSNRGSNFAVSLHLYTPPNVAKGGCHIFDEKTGKSSHVPSCNYYSAYGRLLKQ, encoded by the exons ATGGTCGTCGAAGTCATCTCCAGTTCGATGCTGCTTGGCGTGAAGAGCGGCGTCAGTGTCCACTCGTCCAACCGCTTCGACAAGTTGGTCCACGCATTGAGGGAGGCCCTtggcccgtcgtcggggtTGACTTCGgatgatgtcgacgtcggcttcctcACACGCCTGATGGTCGAGTACGACAGCGAACCGGCAGAGTGGGCTCAGTATGCCTTTGGCGACGCCAGCCGTGGCTACACTCGtaacctcgtcgacgagggcaacgGCAAGAGCAACTTG CTCGTCCTCGTATGGTCACCCGGAAAGGGCAGCCCGATTCACGACCACGGCAACGCCCACTGTTTGATGAAGATTCTCCATGGCAGTCTGACTGAAACTCGCTACGCCTTCCCTGAGGAGGGTGGCGCAGCGGGACCCATGACGGTCATCTCGGAGAAGACATACAATGAGAACGGCGTGACTTACATggcggacgagctcggccttcACCGCGTCTCCAACCGAGGCAGCAACTTTGCCGTCTCCTTGCACC TCTACACTCCCCCCAACGTGGCCAAGGGAGGATGCCACATCTTCGACGAGAAGACGGGGAAGAGTAGCCACGTGCCTAGCTGCAACTACTATTCAGCATATGGTCGTCTGCTGAAGCAGTAG